GAGGACGCATTTCCCGTCAACGCGTTGCAACTCGGAATGCTCTTCCACAGCGCCGAGCGGGTCGATTCGACGATGTACAAGGACGTCTTCCGTTACCGCCTGGCGATGCCGTGGCGCGAAGAGCAGTTCACCTACGCGTTCGATCACTTGGTGGCAAGGCATCCCGCGCTACGTTCGTCGTTTGAACTGAGCCGGTATTCCGCACCGGTGCAGATTGTCAGGTCGCGGGTGTCGCGTGCGTTCGACGTCGTGACCGGAGCCGCGGACATCGAAGGCTACATCACCGCCCGACAGAGCCAACGGTACGACGTCAACCACGCACCGCTCTACAGCTTGCGCGCGTTCGTCTGCGAGGACAGCGTGGATCTGGTATTCGCCTTCCATCACGCAGTGCTGGATGGCTGGAGCGCCGCCAACCTGGTACGCGAATTGTTGCAGGACTATCTATTCCACGTCGGCGTCGTTGGCGTCCCTCCGATCGACGCCACGGTTGAATCGGCAACCATGCTCGCTGAGCATGTCCGGCTAGAAAGGGAGGCGCTGCATAACCCTGAGGTGAAAAAGTTCTGGCAGCATGCGATGGACGGCTCCCGTCCGACGACGCCGCAATCCTACGTCGCCCACCAGCCACCGGCGACCGCCGATCCGGTTGCGACGGTGCTGATTCCCGAGTGGCTGCAGGATGCTGCGGGACAACTTGCCAAGTCTCGTGGGTGGCCGATGAAGTCGGTGCTGCTGGCCGCGCATTGTGTGACCCTACAAAGACTCTCGGGCGAAGCGGATGTTACGACGGGGCTGGTCACGCACGGGCGCCCCGGTCGTGTCGGCGCCGAAGTGGCCGCCGGGTTGTTTCTCAACACGATCCCGGTCCGACTCGATGACAAAGCGCAGACCTGGCTCGGTGCCGTCGAACATCTAGCGCGATTTGAGCGCGCAAGCCATCCCTATCGGCGTTATCCGTTGCAGGCCATGCAATCTGATGCAAATCGTCCCCTGTTTGAGGTGGTGTTCGACTACGTGAACTATCACCTGTCCGGGCAGTGGACCGGTGGCGCCGGGATCGAACTGCTCGACTTCGAGGTGCACGAACAAACAAATTTCGCACTGTGGGTCACCGCCGCGACGGATCCACGGACCGGCCGGCTGTCGCTGCGGGTGACTGGCGATCGCGCGGTGCTGACCGGTATGCAGGCACGCGAATATGCAAATTGCCTTGTTCGCGTGCTGACGGCAATGGTGCGCTCACCCGAGCAGGTCATCGATCCTGTTGCCGCTGAGCTGGATGCCCGCGACGTCATACAACTCGTCTCCGAGCAGGCCGCGGCAATCCCGGATACAGCCGCGATCATCACCGACACCGAAAGCTGGTCCTACAGCGAATTAGACTGTGGTGCTGTACGAATCGCGGCAGGGTTGCTTGCGGCGGGTATGCCGCCGGGAGCACGCGTGGGCGTGATGCTGGAACGGTCGCCGGAACTGATCGCGGCCATGATTGGCGTCCTCAAGGCCGGCGCCGCGATTGTCCCGTTGGACGTCAGCTACCCGCGCGCGCGGATCGACTTGATGATCGAGCGTGCCCGGCCCTTCCGCGTCATCTCCGACATCGCAGAAATCCGGGCGCTGATGGAAACACCGGCGACAATGCCGTTGCCGGCCATCGACCCGGAAAGCGCGGCCTACGTGTTGTTCACCTCTGGTTCGACCGGCGAACCCAAGGGTGTCACGATGCCACACCGGGCCCTGCACAATGTCATCACCTGGCAGAACCGCCGCCCGTCCGGCTGCGTCGGCGGTTCCACGCTGCAGTTCTTCCCGTTGTCCTTCGACGTAGCGTTTCAGGAAATCTTTTCGACACTGTGCGGCGGCGGCACCCTGCGATTGGTTTCCGACACGCGGCGAAAAAGATTTCGCGGCGCTGCTGCAACTCGTGGCAAGCGAGAAGATCGAACGCGTTTTTTTGAGCTGCGTTGCCCTGCAGGCATTCGCCGAGGCGGCGCACGTCACCCAAACAGGGCTGCAGTCGTTGCGCATCGTGATCAATGTGGGCGAGCAGCTACGGGTGACGCCGGAGATCCGTCAGCTGTGCGCGGCGAATACCGGCCTTGTGCTGGAGAACCATTACGGCCCAACCGAGACGCACGAGGTAGCCAGCTACACCATGAGTGGCTCACCCGACGACTTTCCCGCTTTGCCACCCATCGGCAGGGCGATCGACGGCGCCACCATCCGTCTCCTCGGCGCCGACCGTCGTCCGGTGCCGCCAGGAACGAAGGGCGAGATCTACATCGGAGGACGTTGTCTCGCAATCGGTTACGAGGGGGCGCCCCGACCTCACAGCGGAGCGGTTCGTGATGATCAGCGGTGAGCGAATGTATCGCACCGGCGATCTGGCGGTCCAACTACCCAGCGGCGACCTCGCCTATCTCGGACGGACGGATACCCAGGTGAAAGTGCGCGGCTTCCGCATCGAATGCGCGGAGATAGAACTCGCCCTGATGAAACTCAACGACAAGGCGATCCGAGCGGTAGCGGTGGTGGCGCGAAACCTCGACTCGGTGGATTCGATGCTGGTGGCCTACCTCGTCGGGGACAGGGCAGCCGCCGACGTCAACGCGATCCGAGGCCGCCTGCGAGCGGCGCTACCGGCGTACATGATCCCGGCGCACTTCCGATGGCTTGACGAGTTTCCGCTCACGCCGAGCGGCAAGCGGGACGACAAGGTTTTGCGTGAGCTGCCACTAGCCACACCCGGTGCGCCATCAACCGGCACCGCTCCGGTCAACGCACACGAGCGCGCGGTCGCCGACATCATGGCGGAGTTCGCGGGTGGCGCTGGGTTTGCCACCGATACCAATTTCTTCGACGCCGGCGGCACGTCGATCGGCGCCATGCGCGTGGTGATGGCGATCGCGCGAACATGGGACGTCGAGATTCCATTGGACGCGTTCCTCGCCACGCCCACGCCCGCGCACCTGGCCAGCCTGATCGCGGCTGGCGGACCGGTGCGCGCGTTCGATCCCGTTGTCGCGCTGCGTATCGCGGGCGATCGCCCGCCGCTGTTCTTGGTTCACCCGATTGGCGGGAATGTCCTGTGCTATCTCGATCTTGTCAAACACCTTCCCATCGATCAGTCGGTCTACGCGTTGCAAGCCCCGGGTGCCGAGCCGGGCGCTACGCCACTGCAAACGATGAGCGACCTGGCCGCGTCCTACATAGCGGCGATTCGCCGGATTCGCCCCCACGGGCCGTACCACATCGGCGGGTGGTCCTTCGGCGGTTATGTCGCTGTCGAGATGGCGCGGCAGCTGGGTGAGGAGGAACTGGCGCGGCTGATCCTGCTCGATACGACCGCACTCGGCGACGGACCTCATCCCGTAGTCGCTGAAAGCGAATTGATCACATGGTTTTTCGGAGAGCTGCTGTTGGAGGCGTATGGCATGAAGGCCGCGCAGCTGAGGTTCGAGCCCGACGTGTCGAATCGTGACGCTTTGTTCGACTCGACCTTCCGTTACGCGGTCGA
The nucleotide sequence above comes from Mycobacterium kiyosense. Encoded proteins:
- a CDS encoding hypothetical protein (frameshifted, insertion at around 4418116,4418110,4422765,4422320,4422750,4422335), translating into MQTVAQACPGVRSVVVIAEPSDTHGTNLIGYFVGEFVSVDQLREHLARRLPAYMVPTAFVELNALPRTASGKVDRRALPPPGGADHCAATPRTPTEAALAAAFASVLKVESVGIYDNFFAGGGDSILALAVRSDAEKRGIAFDVDDLFARPTVAELAESTWPTAPEPDGVTAAFALVPLIDRAALRDAEDAFPATALQLGMLFHSLNRAESTMYKDVFRYRVVMPWQEREFTEAFDRLVARHPALRSSFDLGLHSVPLQVVWSRVPRAFDSVTGADDVLVWDYLAARHAYRYDVERAPLYSLHAFVRDEGVDLVFAFHHAILDGWSVANLMRELLQDYLFHVGIDVAPINTEVHAATMLAEYARLEREALEEPAARDFWRNTLDGAQATSLSTCVAGEAAVTVDPVVTAPIPPRLQDAVGLLAKSRGLPLKSLLLAAHCVTLQRLSGQRDVTTGLVTHGRPGRAGAEMAAGLFLNTIPVRLDDTPATWLDVVGQIARTERASYRYRRYPLQAMQSDAGRPLFNVVFNYVNYHPLAELAGTTDIELLDFEVHEQTNFSLLATVGIDPRTGQLVLRVTGDPKGVTFAQANEFATTFMRVLATIAREPEQTVDSVADVPLAQCVTQRVAEQPETAADGSPVAPRNRVEAALVDVFASVLGVKSVGVHDNFFTVGGDSILALVVRSKAEKRGIAFDIEELYARPTVAELAESGSAPPPQGVTDAFALLPLIDRAALHDAEDAFPVNALQLGMLFHSAERVDSTMYKDVFRYRLAMPWREEQFTYAFDHLVARHPALRSSFELSRYSAPVQIVRSRVSRAFDVVTGAADIEGYITARQSQRYDVNHAPLYSLRAFVCEDSVDLVFAFHHAVLDGWSAANLVRELLQDYLFHVGVVGVPPIDATVESATMLAEHVRLEREALHNPEVKKFWQHAMDGSRPTTPQSYVAHQPPATADPVATVLIPEWLQDAAGQLAKSRGWPMKSVLLAAHCVTLQRLSGEADVTTGLVTHGRPGRVGAEVAAGLFLNTIPVRLDDKAQTWLGAVEHLARFERASHPYRRYPLQAMQSDANRPLFEVVFDYVNYHLSGQWTGGAGIELLDFEVHEQTNFALWVTAATDPRTGRLSLRVTGDRAVLTGMQAREYANCLVRVLTAMVRSPEQVIDPVAAELDARDVIQLVSEQAAAIPDTAAIITDTESWSYSELDCGAVRIAAGLLAAGMPPGARVGVMLERSPELIAAMIGVLKAGAAIVPLDVSYPRARIDLMIERARPFRVISDIAEIRALMETPATMPLPAIDPESAAYVLFTSGSTGEPKGVTMPHRALHNVITWQNRRPSGCVGGSTLQFFPLSFDVAFQEIFSTLCGGGTLRLVSDTRRKRFRGAAATRGKREDRTRFFELRCPAGIRRGGARHPNRAAVVAHRDQCGRAATGDAGDPSAVRGEYRPCAGEPLRPNRDARGSQLHHEWLTRRLSRFATHRQGDRRRHHPSPRRRPSSGAARNEGRDLHRRTLSRNRLRGGAPTSQRSGS
- a CDS encoding hypothetical protein (frameshifted, insertion at around 4422765,4422750) translates to MISGERMYRTGDLAVQLPSGDLAYLGRTDTQVKVRGFRIECAEIELALMKLNDKAIRAVAVVARNLDSVDSMLVAYLVGDRAAADVNAIRGRLRAALPAYMIPAHFRWLDEFPLTPSGKRDDKVLRELPLATPGAPSTGTAPVNAHERAVADIMAEFAGGAGFATDTNFFDAGGTSIGAMRVVMAIARTWDVEIPLDAFLATPTPAHLASLIAAGGPVRAFDPVVALRIAGDRPPLFLVHPIGGNVLCYLDLVKHLPIDQSVYALQAPGAEPGATPLQTMSDLAASYIAAIRRIRPHGPYHIGGWSFGGYVAVEMARQLGEEELARLILLDTTALGDGPHPVVAESELITWFFGELLLEAYGMKAAQLRFEPDVSNRDALFDSTFRYAVEAGIVPAESSPHLIRRLYEIFRANYVATLNYRHEPLDRDITLLRSTEGLPAGLAGPHRLVGSMFASPTNGWEILSPRSLTVIDVAGDHLSMMSEPHVADVATKLSAELVVRDLVGGGRR